The following DNA comes from Triticum aestivum cultivar Chinese Spring chromosome 3D, IWGSC CS RefSeq v2.1, whole genome shotgun sequence.
GGAATGATGTCCTGTAGTCAATTAGTTCAATGGTACTTATGACCGTTGTAATTTATTGTCTCTGTATAAGTTCCAACAAAGGAATGAGCTCGTAAGATTTTCACCAAAACTAAAGTGAGTTTAAGTTTATGGAGCTCCTAAGTTACGGAAGTTCCATTTTGAGATGTGGTGGTATATTGTAGAACTGGGGCCTATGGTACTAATAATTGACCACGGTATCCTTTTGTCTCGTATGCTATTTCATCGAGAAGTGGGCTTATAAATTTAGCCTTGCGATCAAGAGGGAGAATGTTGGGTTGATCTGCAGGCCAAACTAGGCTGCAAGAGTTGGCAAAACCAACTTTTCTAAGTGCCCTGATTGGGGGCAAAGGCTccaactgacaggtgggtccccctatGGCACTGTGCACATATATGCATAAATATGGGGTGTCTCTCTCTGGAaagtgataatcaaagagagagagaaccaAAACTTGAACACCCCACGGCTGCCCAATccagcaagcacaggagccacggGAAGGGCCTTCCTGCACCTTCCTCAAGCTCTACGAGCTGCCGTGAAGGTGAAGATGAGATGGGCTTCACCTATGAAGTCCTAGATGCTATATCCAGCTGATTCCACTAATTTTGAGGTATGTTTGATCTTGTGTGGCTCAATTCTTGAGCTAGATGATCCCGAGTATCTCTAACACTTGTTTCTTTATACTGTACATATATGAATAATACTAGTACGTAGTACATTACTCAATTCCTTGACAAATATAATAagatttgtatatatatatatataaagaaaccACATTACATAACCAAATGAAAATGCAACATGTTAGCTAAGCAAAGCAACATGATCAGGTGCAGGACGAAGATCTAACTGGGAGTTTCCCTTCTGACCATGATATACGGGTTGTCCAATAATTTTGAGGAGCCGGTGTTCTACTTGTTTCATATCATGCCATTCTTCTGGATTAGGTTTTAGACAATCTGCAGCAACCCCACTAACCATTTCCAACATAGCAATATCAACCTCACTTGTAATATCGTTATCAATAAAGTTCCTTACTCTTTTTTCTGCACAAGATTGAACAAAGTTTGCAACATAGCTCCTCTTGACGTCATATGTTGCAGGTCTTCTTGTGATGAGCTCTATGAGAACAATTCCAAAACTGTAGACATCACTCTTTTGTGTAATGACCCCCTTCTCCATATATATTGGATCTATGTAACTCATGTCCCCAATAACACGATCAGTCTCCTCGTCTTTTCCTTTTGCGAGCAACTTCGAGGTACCAAAGTCTGAAACTTTTGGGGTGAAATGTTCATCAAGAAGAATGTTTGCAGATTTAACATCACCGTGACGTATCGTACTCTCCCCAGCCGAGTGCATATATGTTAGGCCTTCAGCTGACCCAATAGCAATTGCAAGGCGCTTGTTCACTGGAATGCTATCCTTCCTTTTGAAGAGGACATCATACAAACTCCCTTTCGCCACAAACTCTTACACCAACATGGGAACATCGAACTCTAGGCAACAACCTAGGAGCCTGACAATGTTTTTGTGCCTCATCTCGGATTGGATTATAACCTCATCGGTGAATTCCTTCTTCATGTCCTTGTCAACTTTGATGGACTTCTTCACAGCCACttgttgtttatctttcagagtgccCTTATAAACCTTACCAAAGTGGCCCTGTCCAATGACACACTCATAGTTGTTTGTTACTTGTTTCAGCTGTTTCCTCGTGTATACCCGTATATTCTTGACACCATTAAGTATTGGACCACCATTTTGTGCATAGAACTTCTTAAGTTTTAGGTGTTGCTTGGCCATAATAATGATGACAAAGACAACAATCCATCCAGCAAGACCTACGAATAAGCAAGGTATTGAAGCTTCAGTTAAACCAACGTAAATCTCTTTTTGACAATCCAACATAGCACCCCTAACTAAACAATAAGTGTTAACTTTACATATGCTATTTCTATCTAAACGCTTAAATAGCATAATAATCATATCAAGTATCAACTAAAACTAAACAAAGTGTACAATACTAGGAAGTAACTAATCAAGCttatatggttgtgtgcatcagCCGACCGATACAAAAGCCGGCAGTTTTCTTCCCTTTTGATAAAAAAAACCTAATCAAGCTTATGCTTTATCAAAAAACAACTGTAAGTAATCTGTGTATTGACAAGTACTATATATCAGGACTTAAGTGATGAAATTAAGATACAATAAGAGCAACCCAAATTTATAAGTACCAATGTAGAAGCTAGATGGTCAATGACTCGTCTATTTGCTAATAATTTTACTAATTGTCAAGCTCGGGTTTTCTAATATGTGATATATTATGCCCGGCCTCTGCTTGTAATTCACTCTCTGAATCAAGTAATTAACTAGTATGGTTTATTTTCAGTCAACCTGCACGTCACCAGATTATAATATTTTAAATCATTGAACAACGGAATCTTGTCAAACACATCACTTTTCTTCTTTTAAACATGGTATCTAAGAATAAAATATGTGTGTATTTAACTACCCAGTCAATCTGGTGTGGTAGATCAGCACGTACCAACGATGATCTTTGCTGACAGGGGAAAAATTTCGGCGCAGTTTCCCTTTTTGGCGTCGCCTTTCATCCCGCGTTTGCATCGGCAGTCATATCCTCCGGGTATGTTGGTGCAGATCCCGTCACACGGATATAAATCTCGGAACTCGGGACTCTGTTCTCGGAGCTGACATTCATCGATGTCTGGGAAAAAGATGAAGATATGAAAGTTTGAGAGTTGAATTAAAAATACAATGACAAACTAGCAGACGGAATTAGATACTGAAGTAGCTAGTACTAATTGGTGGAATTAGATACTGAAGTTTGAGGTGGAATTAGATACCTTGGCATCCATCGGTGATGTAGGGGTTGCCATTGTAATGCTCCCGGCACTTGCAGACATAGCCTCCGGCTGCTTTGGCACAAGAACTGTTGCCGCTGAGGCAGCCGTCGCGCTCACACGAGCCGTCCCTGATGGCGAAATCAAGCACCAACGGGAAGCCCCTGCTGAGTTTCGTAGATAGCACCTCGTAGCCGTACAAGTCCTCCTCCGTGAAGTTGTACCATGACCTCTCCACCACCATGCCGTAGGAGCATGGATTGGTTTCCCAGCGAATATTGATGTAATTCTTCAAGATCAACCCGGTACTGATGACAGGGAGAGTCGGTATCTGCGGCGGCAGGGCAATCTGACAGCAGCCCAGACCCGAGCACACCCCATCTTTGGCCGCAAACATGAAGGGAAGGTTTGAAGTGCAGGAGAGAGGGCCCGGCGAGGCCTTGACCGTGTATGTCATGGAGGGCTCGGCGTTCCAGCCGACGCCGACGAGATCGTCGCGCGTCGACGACAGGAGGAACGGCCCCTCCCTGTCCAACTCCATGTATTCACCCTTGTCTAAACCCGCGGAATCGTTTGTGAAGCACCGGGAATTGACGCCGCTGTACACACGTACCTCGCTCGTCTCGAGTGATATGTCGAACAGCTCGACCGCCTGACGCCCCTCTATTTGGCTTGTAGCCCCACTCTCAGTGTCGAATGCATACTGGTAAATCACCTGGTATGGTGGCTCGCTGTGGTTGTAGGCGAGGAAGGCGCGAGGCGGAGTGGAGGAGGTGTTGCAGGTGACCTCGAAGCCGGGTAGGAAGCAGCCGGGCTTGTCCATGCCGAAGGGGAACGGGATGCTCATGTCGCCGCACTTGTCCCGGCAACCCGGACGCCCCAGCCCCTGCTGCGGTCGGCCTTGTAATTCATCGGCGGCAGCCGCAGCCTGCTGCAGGGTCAAGTGATCACTAGCTACTGCTGCTGCAAGGAGGAGTAGGATCAGCTGGGTATACTGGGTCAGTTTCGCCGGTGGAGCCATCGTGGTGTATCTTCTGCTCACTTGCTAAGCTCACTACCTATATATATGCAAAACCTCTCTTCTCTAGCAAGTTGCATAAGCCCCCATACCTATAAAAAGAGGCGCCCGCTGTTTTTGACGCTCATGACCTAGTGAGGCAGGCGTGGTATTACAATTATTATTCTTCATCTGGCAACATGTGTCCACATCGGGCTCCGGCAATGATTCATTACTCACTTTATTTTATCCTGTCAAAAAAGCATACACGGTTCTGCCACTGAATGTATGAAAAGAACAAAAGGTACACTCGTGATTGACTGAAGTCAGAAAACACTTTATTTCGCGAGTTTCGACGCATGTTCCATTTCCATCCAGAAGTGTAGTACAGCTCGTAGGCATGGAGGAAGCAACCAAGAAGCAACAGGGACAACAACAATATGAAGAACAGTGATCTTTAAGGGATGAAAAgtgattgatgatgacgacgacggaaACAAAGAGGGGTGGTCAGGACGGTGATTTTGGCGATCTAGGGATTCCCTCTAGGCTCTAGTGATGGGTCGATCCCGATAGAGTCGAGTGAGGTGATGGCCCGGCGCCATTGGGGAGGGTTTCGGAAGGTTTTGATGGAATGTAGTGAGTATTCGGAGAAGGCGGTAGATTGAGGTCTCGAGGGGTTATGTGGAGTGACAAAATCTGGCGATAGCCAGCTGCAGGGTCAAGTGATGACTACCTACCATTGCTGCAAGGAGGAGTACGATCGATAGCAGTTGGCGATGCTGGATCAACTGTGACGGTGGAGCCATCGTGGTGTGTTTTCTGGTCACAGACTAGGCTCACTAcctatatactcccttcgttccatattactcgtcgctgatttaatataaagttgtactaaatcagcgacgagTAATATGAAACGGAGAGAGTAGATGCGGAGATGTCAAACCTTCTCTTCTCTAGCAAGTTGTATAAGGCCATACTCCCTATAAACAGCCGCGCCCGCGGTATTTGACACTCATGACCTAGTGAGCCAGGCGTGATAGTATTACAATTATTATTCTTCATCTGGCAACTCGTGTCCACATCGGGCAATGATTCATCACTTATTTTATATTATCCTGTCACAAAGCACACACGATTCTGCCGCTCAATATATGAAAAGAACAAAAGGTACACCGGTGATTGACTGAAGTCAGAAAACACTCATTTTGCGAGTTTCGCCGCATGTTCCATTTCCATCCAGAAGTGTACTACAGAGCATGGAGGAAGCAACCAAGAAGCAACAGGGACAACAATCGCACTAATATGAAGAACAGGCAACCTCGCCATGATCACCTATGAAGCTGGCAGAGACATTCTGTGCAAAGACGtgggtaagagcatctccactagcGCTCATGATAATGTGTCTTGCACTCCTGAAAAGTATCTGCTATCGGGTGTGCCGGACACATGTCCGACCCGTTCCGGACAGCTacctgatacgtctcaaacgtatctactttttcaaataCTTTTGTCATTGTTTTTCCTCTAATTTGCATGAATTGGATGAAACTAACAcggactaatgctgttttcagtagaattacttTGGTGTctcatttttgtgcagaaataaaagtatCAGAAAAATTCCAGAAAAAATATAACATAAACTTTTGGGCTAAAAGACTCCCGGAGCCAGAAGGGGGCCTATGGGGGGCCCACAAGCCCCACACGACCCCAGGCGCGGCAGGGGGACCCGCGCCCTGGGGCCGCACCCTCTCCTGGGCTGTCCCTCGTCGCCTATAAATTTGCTCTTGACCTAAAAGTGACGACCCCCGGAGAAATTTTCCAGAAACGCTTCCGAGCTCCGCCGCCATCCAAAACTCTAATTCGAGGGACAGAATTCCTGTTCGGACACTCTGCCGGGACGTGGATTGGGAGGAGATTGTCGCCATCGTCGTCACCAACGCTTCTCCATCAACCATCCATGACTCCTCCATCCATATGTGAGTAATCCTTTGTCATAGGCAAAAGAGATGGTAGGGATTGGATGAGATCGTTCATGTAATAGCTTTCAGATTGTTAGGGCATGAGGCCTAGTACCTGCTATGTGTGTTGATCATCGTTGTTGCAACTTGTtctgcttaatacttgtcacttagggcccgagtgccatgatttcagatctgaacttgtCAAGCTTACTTGCCTATAATTATTGTTTTGGATCATATCTACAAGTTGTATGCACCTGCTATTGTCCGGAATCCGAGACTCCAAAGTGACAGCAATTGGGACAATCAGAGGGGATGTCTGTAGTTTGAGGATTACATGTGTTCACGGAATGTTAATGCTTTGCTCCGTTGCTTTGTAAAATGAGTGCCTTAATTACCATTAGTTTCATGATTGACCCCGCTGAAACGGGATGGTTGGACAAAAGATATCGTGCAAGTTCTTCTTGTAAGCATGCACTACTATATACAGAACGCATGCCTATGTTTGATTGATACCTGGATACTTCATTATTGTTTCTCTGCCTATTGCCCAACATTTTGAACTATTACATGTGTTATTTTATTCATGCAACGTCCATACATCCGTCACTAAGTCTACAGTGTTTTAATCTTGCTGTTTACTACAAGTATTTactttgctactattgttgttttTATTCTACTGCTGTAACTATTAAATTATTTTTGCTACTATATCACCTTCACTACTCACAAATTGTTGCAAGTAAAATTTCTTCCAGGTGtgactgaattgacaactcagttggtAAGACTTATaaatattccttggctccccttgtgtcgaatcaataaatttggctttCACTTCCGTCGaagactgttgcgatcccctatacttgtgggtcatcaagactattttctggcgccgttgccggggagcatagctctatttataAGTTCACCAGGGAGTCATATTGTCTGCTGAAAATTATTACCCACTATGTGAAAAACTCGTGATGCAAAAGTTTCAATATTACCTTCCAAGAAAAGTAAAGGTACAACTCTGAACACTTCTGCTGCTCTTGATTCACCTACTGTTATGAATCAACTTGTTACTCCACCACAGCCACGTGCTTCACATGTTACTTCTGCTAAATCTGATACTATTTCTGATGATTTTGATGATGCTTCTACTGTGCTTGATGAAACTGGATCACTTGGTCCTTTTCTTGACTCTCATATTGCTAAAGTTAAAGAAA
Coding sequences within:
- the LOC778380 gene encoding LOW QUALITY PROTEIN: wall-associated receptor kinase 1 (The sequence of the model RefSeq protein was modified relative to this genomic sequence to represent the inferred CDS: substituted 1 base at 1 genomic stop codon): MAPPAKLTQYTQLILLLLAAAVASDHLTLQQAAAAADELQGRPQQGLGRPGCRDKCGDMSIPFPFGMDKPGCFLPGFEVTCNTSSTPPRAFLAYNHSEPPYQVIYQYAFDTESGATSQIEGRQAVELFDISLETSEVRVYSGVNSRCFTNDSAGLDKGEYMELDREGPFLLSSTRDDLVGVGWNAEPSMTYTVKASPGPLSCTSNLPFMFAAKDGVCSGLGCCQIALPPQIPTLPVISTGLILKNYINIRWETNPCSYGMVVERSWYNFTEEDLYGYEVLSTKLSRGFPLVLDFAIRDGSCERDGCLSGNSSCAKAAGGYVCKCREHYNGNPYITDGCQDIDECQLREQSPEFRDLYPCDGICTNIPGGYDCRCKRGMKGDAKKGNCAEIFPLSAKIIVGLAGWIVVFVIIIMAKQHLKLKKFYAQNGGPILNGVKNIRVYTRKQLKQVTNNYECVIGQGHFGKVYKGTLKDKQQVAVKKSIKVDKDMKKEFTDEVIIQSEMRHKNIVRLLGCCLEFDVPMLVXEFVAKGSLYDVLFKRKDSIPVNKRLAIAIGSAEGLTYMHSAGESTIRHGDVKSANILLDEHFTPKVSDFGTSKLLAKGKDEETDRVIGDMSYIDPIYMEKGVITQKSDVYSFGIVLIELITRRPATYDVKRSYVANFVQSCAEKRVRNFIDNDITSEVDIAMLEMVSGVAADCLKPNPEEWHDMKQVEHRLLKIIGQPVYHGQKGNSQLDLRPAPDHVALLS